In Miscanthus floridulus cultivar M001 chromosome 8, ASM1932011v1, whole genome shotgun sequence, the sequence GGGctctgggtttttttttttttttttttttttttttttttgctttcatGCAGGGTGACCCTTGATATGCAATTTAGCCTTAAGATGTGTGCTATACTAAATTACGGCAGGAGCCTCATTAAGATTTATTGTTGGGTCTTTTTTTTATCTAAGTGCATAAAACGCGACTGAAAATAGTGTCACAATAACCATCCTTTCAGTTTCAGTTTCAGGTGCTGAAACCAAGATGGTTAATTTCGGTAAGAAATTGATGGCGGACCAATTGGAGGAGTGGCGAGAGTAAGTTACTTCGGTACTCAGAAAATTTTGCAATCATTTTAAGCTACGGTTTCATTATGTAACTATATATGCAAACATAGATATTTAGTTCAAATGTCCTTACTGTTGTCCTTACTTTGCACCTTTGATATTAGAAATGCAACTGAAGCTATATATAAAAGGTTCTTTGTTATCGTGCTTCTTATAAACCCGATAGTTCTGTATACCTGGAATTTTCTTCAGTTCCATTTCTCATGAAACACCATTTCGTTCACAATATGAACAAGTTTTCCCTTAAAAAACCTCAATGACTCTTCTTTCTCTTTTGCTTTTGATAGATACTATATTAATTATAAGATGATGAAGAAAAAGGTAAAACAATATGTACAGCAGACCCAAACTGGTGGAAAAAATCGTGACCAGGTTCTTAAGGAGTTCTCAAGGGTGCTTGATGACCAGGTACCATTGAGCATATTTGCCCCCTACCCCACAGTTTAAACCATCAGCACCGAAATGTCCATCTTCAGTTGCATGTTACTACCTTATTAACAGCGCTCACATAAGCTTCTTTCTTGTAGATTGAAAAGATTGTGCTATTTCTTCTGCAACAACAAGGTCATCTGGCTAGGAGGATCGAGAATTTAGGAGCGCAGCGTGCCATACTTATGGAGCGGTCTGATGTATCCCAAATTTGTCAACTACGCCAGGCTTACAGGGAAGTTGGATATGATCTTGTGAAGCTACTTAGGTTTCTTGATATGAATGCTACTGGTATCCGGAAGATACTTAAGAAGTTCGATAAGCGCTTTGGCTATAAGTTTACAGATTATTACGTCTCTACCCGAGCAAACCATCCTTATTCTCAGCTTCAGCAGATCTTCAAGCAAGTGGTAAACTATCATGCTACTGCATCCTTTTTATTTGAAAAAGGATCATCCTTTTCCTCTAATTGCACTTCGCGAATACAGGGAGTCGTGGCTGTTGTTGGTGCTTTGTCTCGCAACCTTGCTTATCTACAAGATCATCAAGGAAGCTTAGCAAATATCTATGATTACCCATCACTCATCTTGAAGGTCTTACATTCTTTTTCTATCCTCTTAACCATATAATGTATTCCCATATGATCTGAACTCTAAAGTCAACATGCTCACCTTTTCTTCTCATTTGCAGGATCCCGTCATAGAACAAATAAATCATTCAGTACAAAAACTCACGCACTCCACAGGCTTTCTGCAATTTTTAGGGCAAAATGCACTTATCGTTGCGGAGGATATGCAGAGTGGCTCAGATCTCGGTGATGACAAGGATTACCATTTCTTGTCACTGCTGCTAAACTTGGTAAACACGTTTCTGTACATGGTCAATACATACATCATCGTTCCAACTGCTGATGACTATTCAGTAAGCCTCGGAGCTGCAGCGACTGTTTGCGGTGTGATTATTGGATCAATGGCAGTTGCCCAAATCTTCTCCTCAGTATATTTCAGTGCCTGGTCGAACAAATCGTACTTCAGACCCCTCGTATTTAGCAGCATTATGTTATTTCTTGGGAACCTGCTCTATGCTTTGGCATATGATCTGAATTCCCTAACTGTTCTTATTGTTGGACGACTACTGTGCGGGTATAGTTACTATTATCTCCTTGTTTTTCTCGGTAGAAATCAGAAACTGTTGATTGATCAAATTGGCAATCATCTGCAGTTTGGGTTCGGCCAGAGCCGTGAACCGCCGCTACATCAGCGACTGTGTACCCCTGAAAACCAGGATGCAGGCATCTGCTGGGTTTGTCAGTGCTAGCGCTCTTGGAATGGCATGTGGTCCTGCTCTTGCCGGTCTGCTGCAGACAAAATTTAAGATATATGGGCTTACATTCAATCAGAACACCTTACCTGGGTGGGTCATGTGTCTTGCTTGGCTTGCATATTTGTTCTGGTTGTGGATTTCATTCAAAGAGCCGGGCCACATTGCTACAGACAATTCAGTCAGCACGCAGTCATCTGATTCTGGTAAGCTCTTTTACTTTGCGTGATTGAAAAACACGACTGTTGTCACTATCAGGAACCATATGCTTTCAACATGGCTTACAAAATTTCTCGGTCAAAACAGGCCGTCGAGTAGGCGATCATTTGGAGGATGGCCTCGGGGAGCCTTTGCTCATTGATGCAAAACCAGGGCAGGATGACGATGGCGAGGA encodes:
- the LOC136477911 gene encoding SPX domain-containing membrane protein OsI_08463 is translated as MVNFGKKLMADQLEEWREYYINYKMMKKKVKQYVQQTQTGGKNRDQVLKEFSRVLDDQIEKIVLFLLQQQGHLARRIENLGAQRAILMERSDVSQICQLRQAYREVGYDLVKLLRFLDMNATGIRKILKKFDKRFGYKFTDYYVSTRANHPYSQLQQIFKQVGVVAVVGALSRNLAYLQDHQGSLANIYDYPSLILKDPVIEQINHSVQKLTHSTGFLQFLGQNALIVAEDMQSGSDLGDDKDYHFLSLLLNLVNTFLYMVNTYIIVPTADDYSVSLGAAATVCGVIIGSMAVAQIFSSVYFSAWSNKSYFRPLVFSSIMLFLGNLLYALAYDLNSLTVLIVGRLLCGLGSARAVNRRYISDCVPLKTRMQASAGFVSASALGMACGPALAGLLQTKFKIYGLTFNQNTLPGWVMCLAWLAYLFWLWISFKEPGHIATDNSVSTQSSDSGRRVGDHLEDGLGEPLLIDAKPGQDDDGEDNDDNDEDPEESHRPATSLAAAYRLLTPSVKVQLLIYFMLKFAMEILLSESSVVTTFYFKWTTSTVAIFLAVLGLTVLPVNVIVGSYVTNLFQDRQILVASEIMVLIGIVMSFCFTPHYSVPQYVTSALITFVFAEVLEGVNLSLLSRVMSSRLSRGTYNGGLLSTEAGTLARVAADMTITAAGYLGQSRLLNATLLPSLVICLASIIATFCTYNSLY